Proteins from one Natrinema versiforme genomic window:
- a CDS encoding ArsR family transcriptional regulator, whose product MSETDTGAADAGPFAEQQRLFKLLSQDTRHLIIQELLGHPTHLMSLAELEYMTGKSQAAIKDQLETLIDAGLLAHYTYEPSEGKRDLPAQFYGFTERGVEILHDYKYLRGLPVARALYENTRKTEKIERHESAPRPELPDAVAEALEFDEPDLDAVDGGTNP is encoded by the coding sequence ATGAGCGAAACCGACACTGGCGCGGCCGATGCAGGGCCGTTCGCGGAACAGCAGCGGCTGTTCAAGCTGCTGTCCCAGGATACGCGCCACCTCATCATCCAGGAGCTGCTGGGCCACCCCACCCATCTGATGTCGCTCGCCGAACTCGAGTACATGACCGGGAAGAGCCAGGCAGCCATCAAAGACCAGCTGGAGACGCTGATCGACGCCGGACTCCTCGCACACTACACGTACGAACCAAGTGAGGGAAAACGTGATCTCCCGGCACAGTTCTACGGGTTCACCGAGCGAGGCGTCGAGATCCTCCACGACTACAAGTATCTCCGTGGGCTTCCGGTCGCACGCGCTCTCTACGAAAACACGCGCAAGACCGAGAAAATCGAGCGGCACGAATCGGCCCCTCGCCCGGAGCTTCCGGATGCCGTCGCGGAAGCCCTCGAGTTCGACGAGCCCGATCTCGACGCCGTCGATGGTGGCACAAACCCATAG
- a CDS encoding IS1595 family transposase, with the protein MSSAQPAFGAMFRELIELGVVEINTEPLDAGIERRLKDFWENTSCPRCGHTAIQTWPHLDRVWCRGCNFKPVYTYGTPFHEKHLTCGEVLLAFTLYVDTLLSINQIAPLLGRAYKTVHTAIREVEAAIHRGFPVVWKLLDQTIDGPTQVDESGRVCSGYKGQEPPRNSRSRGGSSQRGRSRWRGRHGDQLTLVAACRDSLRVIRGQLGINYEGDLEPVIQETEDLSQPLGEVWTDGLQAYREMKRDHRTVVHKERYVSPDGVHINQAECLFSLVQPWLRKFRGLSKQGLEQAAHTFGIVRSLTLAGESVDSTIDCLVIGAFRSST; encoded by the coding sequence ATGTCTTCTGCTCAGCCGGCGTTCGGCGCGATGTTTCGAGAGCTGATCGAGTTGGGCGTCGTCGAGATCAACACGGAGCCGCTCGATGCGGGCATCGAGCGGCGACTCAAGGACTTCTGGGAGAACACATCTTGTCCACGGTGCGGGCACACCGCCATTCAAACGTGGCCGCATCTCGACCGCGTGTGGTGCCGAGGCTGCAACTTTAAGCCGGTATACACCTACGGAACGCCGTTCCACGAGAAGCACCTCACCTGCGGCGAGGTACTTCTCGCGTTCACGCTCTACGTCGATACGTTGCTCAGTATCAACCAGATCGCGCCGTTGCTCGGTCGAGCCTACAAAACCGTTCACACGGCGATTCGGGAGGTGGAAGCCGCGATCCATCGCGGCTTCCCCGTTGTCTGGAAGCTGCTTGACCAGACCATCGATGGCCCGACGCAAGTCGACGAGTCTGGTAGAGTCTGTTCGGGCTACAAAGGCCAAGAGCCGCCGCGGAACAGCCGTTCTCGCGGCGGCTCGTCTCAGAGAGGGCGCTCACGCTGGCGAGGACGGCATGGTGATCAACTGACGCTCGTCGCGGCGTGCCGCGACTCGCTTCGGGTGATTCGCGGCCAGCTGGGCATCAACTATGAAGGCGATCTGGAACCAGTAATTCAGGAGACTGAAGACCTCTCCCAGCCGTTGGGAGAGGTCTGGACCGACGGACTCCAGGCGTATCGAGAAATGAAGCGTGACCACCGGACAGTCGTCCACAAAGAGAGATACGTATCGCCTGACGGCGTCCATATTAACCAAGCAGAGTGCCTGTTTTCGCTCGTCCAGCCGTGGCTGCGGAAGTTTCGCGGCCTGTCCAAGCAGGGCTTGGAACAGGCCGCTCACA
- a CDS encoding PIN domain-containing protein — translation MPRALIDTTVLFAAAYRRDGSHDAALPVLHGIDDGTLPEAVVLDYVLAETLNGLTTHAGHDAAVDLLDRIEENARFHIDSLTTDALATGKALFRQHEPLSFVDACIVAYMQTEGLGYLYAFDDDFDAVEDVYRLDTATNPYDPN, via the coding sequence ATGCCGCGGGCACTCATCGATACGACAGTCCTCTTTGCCGCCGCATACCGGCGAGATGGATCCCACGATGCCGCGCTCCCGGTGCTCCACGGCATCGACGACGGAACGCTCCCGGAAGCAGTCGTCCTCGACTACGTGCTCGCGGAAACGCTCAACGGCCTCACGACCCACGCCGGCCACGACGCAGCCGTCGATCTCCTCGATCGCATCGAAGAAAACGCCCGCTTCCACATCGACTCCCTCACCACCGATGCCCTCGCGACCGGGAAGGCACTCTTTCGTCAACACGAACCCCTCTCCTTCGTCGATGCCTGCATTGTGGCGTATATGCAAACCGAGGGGCTTGGCTACCTGTATGCGTTTGACGACGATTTTGACGCTGTCGAGGACGTCTATCGACTCGATACAGCAACGAATCCCTACGATCCGAACTGA
- a CDS encoding transcription initiation factor IIB family protein has protein sequence MLSNNASEKTVSDVQSTTTEERGHEPTVEHEPSGRSACPECEGQVITEDEQSFCTDCGLIVADEWVDLSPTLNDLGLVGDADQSIETVDPLRTDKGLHTKIGRNTDGRGNPLSNEQWEKVQRLRKWHKRMQFGEKRKRTKRLNEGLRDVEMIGGNLSLPDHVVKMAAQFLRSASEARLPGGRMAWEALAGGAVLLAARASSVNRDEIDVAVATHTKAPHERVCAAARKIRCECGFDAPLIRPNAVMAVVDALDDDAIPGARAVRTWRLAQHLMKLGDQVPVGPGTPRCTVAASALYAADRLLSRKHLTQEQVAVAASTIVPTSRNRIARYSRELVDAYEAEHGTDDPGVGLEEERDTLR, from the coding sequence ATGTTGAGTAACAACGCGAGCGAAAAGACGGTTTCGGACGTACAGAGTACGACCACCGAAGAGCGCGGTCACGAGCCGACGGTCGAACACGAACCGTCGGGGCGGTCCGCCTGTCCGGAGTGTGAGGGCCAGGTGATCACCGAAGACGAGCAGTCGTTCTGCACGGACTGTGGGCTGATCGTTGCCGACGAGTGGGTGGACCTGAGCCCGACGCTGAACGACCTGGGCCTGGTCGGAGACGCCGACCAGAGCATCGAGACAGTGGACCCGCTGCGGACGGACAAGGGCCTGCACACGAAGATCGGGAGGAACACCGACGGTCGGGGTAATCCCTTGAGCAACGAGCAGTGGGAGAAGGTCCAGCGCCTCCGGAAGTGGCACAAGCGGATGCAGTTCGGCGAGAAGCGCAAGCGGACGAAGCGGCTCAACGAGGGGCTGCGGGACGTCGAGATGATCGGTGGCAACCTGAGCTTGCCGGACCACGTCGTCAAGATGGCGGCACAGTTCCTCCGAAGCGCCTCGGAAGCGCGGTTGCCGGGCGGGCGGATGGCCTGGGAGGCACTCGCCGGCGGCGCCGTCCTCCTGGCCGCGCGAGCCTCATCGGTCAACCGGGACGAGATCGACGTCGCGGTCGCGACCCACACCAAAGCGCCCCACGAGCGGGTGTGCGCTGCGGCGCGGAAGATCCGGTGTGAATGCGGGTTCGACGCGCCGCTCATCAGGCCCAACGCCGTGATGGCGGTCGTCGACGCGCTCGATGACGACGCCATCCCCGGGGCGCGAGCCGTGCGGACGTGGCGACTGGCCCAACACCTGATGAAACTCGGCGATCAGGTGCCGGTCGGGCCGGGAACGCCACGGTGCACCGTCGCGGCGTCGGCGCTGTACGCGGCGGATCGGCTGCTGTCGCGCAAGCACCTCACCCAGGAGCAGGTCGCCGTGGCGGCGAGCACGATCGTGCCGACGTCCCGAAACCGGATCGCGCGGTACAGTCGGGAGCTCGTTGACGCATACGAGGCCGAACACGGCACCGACGACCCGGGTGTCGGCCTCGAAGAGGAACGGGACACCCTGCGCTGA
- a CDS encoding helix-turn-helix transcriptional regulator encodes MEAGSGVGDDTTPREVIHFITQQTRFSLISDILAHPQQLPSIYELEELNPSVSDATVYKHIQKLIDAGIVTEVALDDNQRRQGYPWKFYGLTEDGREFLETHNLLAAEETLQQIYDTIADKPEKMVKYENAPRPD; translated from the coding sequence ATGGAGGCTGGTTCGGGTGTCGGTGACGACACGACACCACGGGAAGTCATCCACTTCATTACACAGCAGACACGGTTTTCGCTTATCAGCGATATTCTCGCTCACCCCCAACAGCTCCCATCGATATACGAACTCGAGGAGCTCAATCCCAGTGTGAGCGATGCGACCGTCTACAAGCACATCCAGAAGCTGATCGACGCCGGCATCGTCACGGAGGTTGCTTTGGACGACAACCAGCGCCGGCAGGGGTATCCCTGGAAGTTCTACGGCCTCACCGAAGACGGTCGCGAGTTCTTGGAGACGCACAATCTGCTCGCCGCGGAGGAGACACTTCAGCAGATCTACGACACCATCGCCGATAAGCCCGAGAAGATGGTCAAGTACGAGAACGCGCCCCGTCCAGATTAG
- a CDS encoding MarR family transcriptional regulator, whose protein sequence is MLRRIELEVLATVNRGDTISELATKLDHSESYLSRAVGDLVEKGLVYTERDGRRKRVVPSDARAVERYQDLVRQHSHIDFPELLTGKALEVLYYLDQPRTVSEIADRSDNYRNTVNRVLKRFRDRGLVGTADGRYDFNADFDRLHEFARELAHHLHRQRLEAVAPKGTILWEDYDEFLAQAETEIDAEAFHETGLARFAAFDLQFLLTGHRYYVYSEDLDAVSPAELCCHTLLIDDGSRHRSYCLLLLSHVDVDEENLREQAAKYDLENEIDALLRYLETHGEVADDRLPAWDEFQELAADYEVRLS, encoded by the coding sequence GTGCTCCGGCGCATCGAACTCGAGGTCCTTGCCACGGTCAACCGCGGCGACACGATCTCCGAACTCGCGACGAAGCTCGACCACAGCGAGAGCTATCTCTCTCGTGCCGTCGGGGACCTCGTCGAAAAGGGACTCGTCTACACGGAACGAGATGGCCGGCGAAAACGAGTCGTCCCGTCGGATGCTCGTGCCGTTGAACGATACCAGGACCTCGTCCGCCAGCACTCCCACATCGACTTCCCCGAGCTACTGACCGGCAAAGCACTCGAGGTACTGTACTACCTCGACCAGCCGCGAACTGTCTCCGAGATCGCCGACCGGAGCGATAACTACCGCAACACGGTCAACCGCGTCCTCAAGCGGTTTCGTGACCGTGGGCTCGTCGGGACGGCCGACGGCCGCTATGACTTCAACGCCGACTTCGACCGCCTCCACGAGTTTGCCCGTGAACTCGCACACCATCTGCATCGTCAACGCCTCGAAGCCGTTGCCCCGAAGGGCACGATTCTCTGGGAGGACTACGACGAATTCCTCGCCCAGGCCGAGACGGAAATCGACGCGGAGGCGTTCCACGAAACCGGCCTCGCTCGATTCGCGGCCTTCGACCTCCAGTTCCTGCTCACCGGCCACCGCTACTACGTCTACTCCGAAGACCTCGACGCAGTCTCGCCGGCGGAGCTCTGCTGTCACACGCTGTTAATCGACGATGGCAGCCGCCACCGCTCGTACTGCCTCCTCCTGCTCAGCCACGTCGACGTCGACGAGGAGAATCTCCGAGAGCAGGCAGCGAAATACGACCTTGAAAACGAAATCGACGCCTTGCTCCGCTACCTTGAGACGCACGGTGAGGTCGCAGATGACCGGCTCCCGGCGTGGGACGAGTTCCAGGAGCTGGCGGCTGACTACGAGGTACGACTATCCTGA
- a CDS encoding TROVE domain-containing protein yields the protein MEFNTPKQTVAEATRTTNYEGGEAFEPADPRLALYKRTINQLLEGSFYETDDEQLAAVVRQFDAAANEDPEFVLKLAAYARQELYLRDIPQVLLVLAANDDRFKDDSPESLIREWAPAIIQRMDETATALAVHDQLFGGTAPWPLRRGIEDALVEMADAYTLGKYDLSRREVTLHDVFNRVHPTPVDAEQEALFERFMRGGLDDYPDVDPLPSPNTWETVISERGNTQAAWELLIEDDEYTLPIFASIRNLRNMLEAGVPEDTVVDHLDLEAVRHAPLYPFRYYQAYTALQDADVQAPTVEQWLEDAIDVAIETVPGGFGDTFVAVDLSGSMDQRLSANSTLRLKEIGALFGAILADQGADVGGFGDDFQTVPMHVDTPVLQRQAAVLAIDEDVGNSTNGWKTIDYLRERGEPVERIVVFTDMQIWDNTPFTARDSQTVKDAFDAYRDEVSTDTALYLVDLAAYGDLVTPEGYENVYNISGWSENVLSFIEHAEKPKQIIDEIEAFEPT from the coding sequence ATGGAATTCAACACGCCAAAGCAAACGGTCGCGGAGGCAACGCGGACCACCAACTACGAAGGTGGGGAAGCGTTCGAGCCTGCCGACCCCCGACTCGCACTGTACAAGCGCACGATCAACCAACTGCTGGAGGGCTCGTTCTACGAGACCGATGACGAACAGCTCGCTGCTGTCGTTCGCCAGTTCGATGCCGCCGCAAACGAGGACCCGGAGTTCGTCCTGAAGCTCGCGGCCTATGCGCGCCAGGAGCTCTACTTGCGGGACATCCCACAAGTACTACTCGTGCTGGCAGCCAACGACGACCGATTCAAGGACGACTCTCCCGAGTCGCTCATCCGCGAATGGGCCCCGGCGATCATCCAGCGGATGGACGAGACGGCCACCGCGCTCGCGGTCCACGATCAGCTGTTCGGCGGGACTGCGCCGTGGCCGCTTCGACGCGGGATCGAAGACGCGCTGGTGGAGATGGCCGACGCCTACACGCTGGGCAAGTACGACCTGTCGCGGCGCGAGGTGACGCTGCACGACGTCTTCAACCGCGTCCACCCCACGCCCGTCGACGCCGAGCAGGAAGCGCTCTTCGAGCGGTTCATGCGTGGCGGCCTCGACGACTATCCCGACGTCGACCCGTTGCCGTCGCCCAACACCTGGGAGACGGTCATTTCCGAGCGCGGCAACACCCAAGCCGCTTGGGAACTGCTCATCGAGGACGACGAGTACACGCTGCCCATCTTCGCGTCGATCCGGAACCTCCGGAATATGCTCGAAGCCGGCGTTCCGGAGGACACCGTCGTGGATCACCTCGACCTAGAGGCCGTCCGACACGCGCCGCTGTACCCGTTCCGGTACTACCAGGCCTACACCGCGCTGCAAGACGCGGATGTCCAGGCACCGACGGTCGAGCAGTGGCTCGAAGACGCAATTGATGTCGCGATCGAGACGGTACCTGGCGGATTCGGCGATACCTTTGTCGCGGTCGACCTGTCGGGATCGATGGATCAGCGGCTGTCCGCGAACAGCACGCTCCGACTGAAGGAGATCGGTGCGTTGTTCGGTGCGATCCTGGCCGACCAGGGTGCTGACGTCGGCGGGTTCGGCGACGACTTCCAGACCGTTCCGATGCACGTCGACACGCCAGTCCTGCAGCGCCAAGCGGCGGTGTTGGCGATCGACGAGGACGTCGGGAACTCGACGAACGGCTGGAAGACAATCGATTACCTCCGCGAGCGAGGTGAGCCCGTCGAACGCATCGTCGTCTTCACCGATATGCAGATCTGGGACAACACGCCGTTCACGGCCCGCGATTCCCAGACGGTCAAGGACGCGTTCGATGCGTATCGGGACGAGGTGTCTACGGACACCGCGCTGTATCTCGTCGATCTCGCGGCCTACGGCGACCTGGTGACGCCAGAAGGCTACGAGAACGTCTACAACATCTCGGGATGGTCGGAGAACGTCCTCTCGTTCATCGAACACGCCGAGAAGCCGAAGCAGATCATCGATGAGATCGAGGCGTTCGAGCCGACCTAA
- a CDS encoding Cdc6/Cdc18 family protein, with the protein MGREGRRAGSNNSEGEGDRESSAADPETPESTDEEVASPGTSQMTFENGSDPADSPQEATNGDGGGISIRDRLQTESSGGVFANKDLVRSDTIIDEDRIVGRDDQLGRVVDNLKPVLQNEGIPDMLLSGPSGTGKSLIIHAVCKQIVELCESQDKTFGVLSINCEGPKTADRAVYRLVKAAADDLGVDPGVPQTGVSTDQKLERLYELMREYYDGVIFILDEIDMLEGPYQEAEYNSLIYQLSRARKLADFDGPISLTTITNYADFMKDLNSRAQSSYNPDDIFFDDYDANQLRSILRNRRDAFKPDSLADDVVPLVAAFGSQTHGDARKAIDLLRWAGELAERRGADTVIETDVRDAQEKYTENRKLRHISGISTQKKLSIYAVAATAHYAREHPEWIPAGPAFKTYQFIADTMDADQYSRETFVNHVTEQSTYGVLDFERRGKGRGRGVHMYFSLSEDPETIMETIREDSRFEDLAHEEATIRAVVRERLKQFRSKN; encoded by the coding sequence ATGGGACGAGAGGGACGTAGAGCAGGATCGAATAATTCGGAAGGAGAGGGGGATCGTGAATCTTCTGCTGCTGATCCTGAAACTCCTGAGTCGACGGATGAGGAGGTGGCGTCTCCTGGCACGTCACAAATGACCTTCGAAAACGGATCAGATCCCGCCGATTCGCCTCAAGAAGCAACTAACGGCGACGGTGGCGGCATCTCAATTCGTGATCGGCTCCAAACCGAGTCGTCCGGTGGCGTTTTCGCGAACAAAGACCTCGTCCGGTCAGATACCATCATCGACGAGGACCGTATCGTCGGTCGCGACGACCAGCTAGGCCGTGTCGTCGACAATCTAAAACCGGTTCTCCAGAATGAGGGGATCCCCGATATGCTCCTGAGCGGGCCATCTGGAACGGGAAAATCGCTCATCATTCATGCAGTGTGCAAACAGATCGTCGAACTATGTGAATCTCAAGACAAGACCTTCGGGGTCCTCTCTATCAACTGCGAGGGGCCGAAGACTGCAGATCGGGCTGTCTATCGGTTAGTCAAAGCTGCTGCCGACGACCTCGGTGTTGATCCTGGTGTTCCCCAAACCGGCGTCTCAACGGATCAGAAGCTCGAGCGACTGTATGAACTCATGCGAGAGTATTACGACGGTGTCATTTTTATCCTCGATGAGATCGATATGCTCGAGGGGCCGTATCAGGAAGCAGAGTACAATTCTCTCATCTACCAGCTTTCACGGGCTCGCAAACTCGCCGACTTTGATGGTCCCATCTCGCTCACGACGATCACGAACTACGCCGACTTTATGAAGGACCTCAATAGCCGCGCACAGAGTTCTTACAACCCTGACGACATCTTCTTCGACGATTACGATGCGAACCAACTCCGTAGTATTCTCCGCAACCGGCGGGACGCCTTCAAGCCAGACTCACTTGCAGATGACGTTGTTCCGCTTGTTGCTGCGTTCGGCTCCCAAACGCACGGGGATGCGCGGAAAGCGATTGACCTCCTCAGATGGGCTGGCGAATTAGCCGAGCGGCGTGGGGCTGACACGGTTATCGAGACTGATGTCCGTGATGCTCAGGAAAAATACACCGAAAACCGCAAGCTCCGCCATATCAGCGGCATTTCGACTCAAAAGAAACTCTCCATCTACGCTGTGGCGGCCACTGCCCACTACGCAAGAGAACATCCTGAGTGGATCCCTGCTGGACCTGCGTTCAAGACGTACCAATTCATTGCCGATACGATGGATGCGGACCAGTACAGCCGTGAGACGTTCGTAAATCACGTTACAGAGCAGAGTACGTACGGTGTACTGGACTTCGAGCGTCGAGGCAAGGGGCGAGGCAGAGGAGTGCATATGTATTTCTCCCTCTCCGAGGATCCGGAAACGATCATGGAGACGATCCGTGAGGATTCCCGGTTCGAAGATCTAGCTCACGAAGAGGCGACTATCAGAGCTGTTGTCCGCGAACGGCTGAAGCAGTTCCGGAGTAAAAACTAA
- a CDS encoding type IV toxin-antitoxin system AbiEi family antitoxin codes for MSIIEQSQNIRQGLSTRESRLLAQLAGAGHQIISVDDIETTLGVPPNTAREIASRLTEKGWLDRLFPGRFLIIPLAAGEEGLYTTHEYLIAAHVAEPMYIGYYSALSHHGLTEQVPRTVYVVTPTRAQSREIHGVPYRVTTVTERKFFGCEPTSIEGTTVQVSDLEKTLVDCADHPEFCGGLRELATAIRTADNRGCEWDTVGEYLERLDNGAATKRIVYLADQLGIDHPARKELIASFTSGYSLLDPTRPDTGSTDSTYRLRINVEPATLEPTES; via the coding sequence ATGAGTATCATAGAACAATCGCAAAATATACGCCAGGGTCTCTCGACTCGAGAAAGTCGACTCCTTGCACAGCTCGCTGGCGCGGGTCACCAGATCATCTCCGTCGACGACATCGAGACGACGCTGGGGGTCCCCCCAAACACCGCCCGCGAGATCGCCTCCCGGCTCACCGAGAAGGGCTGGCTCGACCGACTGTTTCCCGGCCGATTTCTCATCATCCCACTCGCAGCCGGTGAAGAGGGCCTGTATACGACGCACGAGTACCTCATCGCCGCCCACGTCGCCGAGCCGATGTACATCGGCTACTACAGCGCCCTCAGCCACCACGGACTGACCGAACAGGTCCCCCGGACGGTGTACGTCGTCACGCCGACCCGGGCGCAAAGCCGGGAGATCCACGGCGTCCCGTACCGCGTCACGACAGTCACCGAGCGGAAATTCTTCGGCTGTGAGCCGACCTCGATCGAGGGTACGACCGTGCAGGTCAGCGACCTAGAAAAGACGCTGGTCGACTGTGCGGACCACCCCGAGTTCTGTGGTGGCCTTCGGGAGCTCGCGACCGCGATACGTACTGCCGACAACCGGGGGTGCGAGTGGGACACTGTCGGCGAGTACCTCGAGCGCCTCGACAACGGCGCTGCGACCAAGCGGATCGTCTACCTCGCCGACCAGCTCGGCATCGACCACCCCGCCCGCAAGGAACTCATCGCGTCGTTCACGAGTGGGTACTCGTTGCTGGACCCGACGCGGCCCGACACCGGATCGACCGACAGCACGTATCGCCTCCGGATCAACGTCGAGCCAGCCACGCTGGAGCCGACGGAGTCCTGA
- a CDS encoding Cdc6/Cdc18 family protein — protein MAEEPSQLSDFDGRYEDPADDPLFDFDEDDPDRANIFARKELLKVGHVPESGRIVGRDGEIKAVAAELRPIVRGDPPNNVIIYGKTGTGKSLVARHVTERARRAAESNGVSVGTVYVDCAQHNTQTRVARTVTRSLNETDETDFDIPRAGIGSGEYYDYLWEILDTAYESVIIILDEVDRLDDDDILMQLSRARESGKADCHLGVIAVSNKIEYRDQLNERVKSSLREEEFVFQPYDANQLREIMKHRRDAFHDGVLSDDVIPLTAALAAQEHGDARKAIEILRHAGELAERENVDTVVEEHVRDAQEWAEIDRFEELLRGSTTQVKFILYSLALLTEENPNEDGFSTNRIYERYQATTEKADAKTLSEHRVYELLKEQAFLGVVESTRTGGGRGEGSYLEHRLVQDTGIVLKSVLRDSRLEDLA, from the coding sequence ATGGCTGAGGAACCGTCCCAACTCTCTGACTTCGACGGCCGCTACGAGGATCCCGCTGACGATCCTCTCTTTGACTTTGATGAAGACGATCCCGACCGAGCCAATATTTTCGCTCGAAAGGAACTGCTGAAGGTTGGCCACGTCCCTGAAAGCGGCCGTATCGTCGGCCGGGATGGCGAGATCAAGGCCGTTGCTGCTGAACTCAGGCCGATCGTTCGTGGTGATCCACCCAACAACGTGATTATTTACGGCAAAACGGGAACCGGGAAGTCGCTCGTTGCCCGTCACGTCACCGAGCGAGCACGGCGAGCCGCGGAGTCGAACGGTGTGTCCGTCGGCACGGTCTACGTCGACTGTGCGCAGCACAACACACAGACACGCGTCGCGAGGACGGTAACTCGTTCACTCAACGAGACGGACGAGACTGACTTCGATATTCCACGCGCAGGGATTGGCAGCGGTGAATACTACGACTATCTCTGGGAGATTCTGGATACTGCCTACGAGTCAGTCATCATCATTCTCGACGAGGTGGACCGACTCGATGACGATGATATTCTTATGCAGCTCTCGCGGGCTCGCGAATCGGGGAAAGCGGATTGCCACCTGGGCGTCATCGCCGTCAGCAACAAGATCGAGTATCGCGACCAGCTGAACGAACGCGTCAAGTCGAGTCTTCGCGAGGAGGAGTTCGTCTTCCAGCCCTACGATGCGAATCAACTGCGCGAGATTATGAAGCACCGACGGGACGCGTTCCACGATGGCGTTCTCTCGGATGATGTGATCCCGCTGACGGCGGCACTAGCCGCTCAAGAACACGGTGACGCCAGAAAGGCCATCGAAATTCTTCGTCACGCCGGCGAACTAGCCGAACGAGAAAACGTCGACACAGTCGTTGAGGAACACGTTCGTGATGCTCAGGAGTGGGCTGAAATCGATCGGTTCGAGGAGCTTCTCCGTGGATCGACGACCCAGGTCAAATTCATCCTCTATTCGCTCGCGCTGCTCACCGAAGAGAATCCGAACGAGGATGGATTCTCTACCAACCGGATTTACGAACGGTATCAAGCGACGACAGAGAAGGCCGATGCGAAGACTCTCAGCGAGCACCGCGTCTATGAGCTGTTGAAAGAGCAGGCGTTCCTCGGTGTCGTTGAATCAACTCGGACCGGTGGTGGCCGGGGTGAAGGCAGTTATCTCGAACATCGGTTGGTTCAGGACACGGGTATCGTGTTGAAATCTGTCCTTCGGGACAGCCGGTTGGAGGACTTGGCCTAG
- a CDS encoding helix-turn-helix domain-containing protein, with translation MYEPFDETAARVLLAVNPGDSIRTVAQHLHIPYETVRQAVNQLEDAGYLRYDDGLFVTDDRVRNAAQDLLATSGGVNPPSIEEAYVLPQFGDWPFAFTRIDAVYVWTQGGYQVGREPDDYPLFLAVREKDVDAWQRFFEQFGIPTGFERRPEDSFEGPLQIVLDERSVLNPDHVEGYPVISRLETIAFMQEHYATFQSALAMLDRMYDDLDLDVSYRESEREWS, from the coding sequence ATGTACGAACCGTTTGATGAGACTGCTGCTAGAGTGTTGCTCGCAGTCAATCCTGGGGATTCGATCCGAACGGTAGCCCAACATCTCCACATCCCCTACGAAACGGTTCGACAAGCAGTCAATCAACTAGAGGATGCAGGGTATCTTCGATATGATGACGGACTGTTCGTGACCGACGATCGCGTCCGTAATGCGGCACAAGACCTGCTGGCCACGAGTGGCGGCGTGAACCCACCGTCCATCGAAGAGGCGTACGTACTCCCACAGTTCGGTGACTGGCCGTTCGCGTTCACGCGGATCGACGCCGTCTACGTGTGGACTCAGGGCGGCTACCAAGTCGGTCGCGAGCCCGACGACTACCCGCTCTTTCTTGCTGTCCGTGAGAAGGACGTCGACGCCTGGCAGCGTTTTTTCGAACAATTTGGAATCCCAACAGGATTTGAGCGTCGACCGGAGGACTCGTTTGAAGGCCCTCTCCAAATCGTCCTCGACGAGCGTTCCGTGCTCAACCCCGACCACGTCGAAGGATATCCAGTCATCTCTCGGCTCGAGACGATAGCGTTCATGCAGGAGCATTATGCGACGTTTCAGTCAGCACTCGCTATGCTCGATCGCATGTACGACGATCTCGATCTCGACGTTTCCTACCGTGAGTCAGAAAGAGAATGGTCGTGA
- a CDS encoding AbrB/MazE/SpoVT family DNA-binding domain-containing protein yields MSSDRIDAESKVSGNQANIPARIRRELNIDDGDQLRWQLEDDGSIRVHVIQQQTGTFADFDGYAGEEPTDVTSEHDAWGVDVE; encoded by the coding sequence ATGAGCAGCGACAGAATCGACGCCGAAAGCAAGGTGTCTGGAAACCAGGCAAACATCCCCGCCCGGATTCGGCGTGAACTCAATATCGATGATGGCGATCAGCTCCGCTGGCAGCTCGAGGATGACGGGAGCATCCGAGTCCACGTGATCCAACAGCAAACGGGCACGTTCGCCGACTTCGACGGCTACGCTGGTGAGGAGCCGACCGATGTCACGAGCGAGCACGACGCCTGGGGCGTCGACGTCGAGTAA